The sequence AATACGTTGATCCACCAGAATGGTATGTAAAAGCCGCTACTTGGGGAGCTTATGGTGTGGGCGGTGTCAGCGCCCTGGTAGGATTACTGATTGGGGTGGAATGGTTGAAGTTTTCCGTTACACCCCTACCCACCACCACCCGCGCCCCAGTGATTGTCTACGCCCGCGACGGTCAAACCCCGCTGCGGGAACCGCGCACCACCTCCCATGTGGACATGAAACGGTTGGAAGATTTCGGCCGCTATTTACCTGCGGCGGTGGTAGCCTCGGAAGACAGCCGTTATTATTGGCACTTTGGAGTAGACCCGTTAGGGATTTTACGAGCTGTTTTAATTAATAGCCGCAGTGGAGATGTGCAGCAAGGAGCCAGTACCGTCACCCAGCAAGTCGCTCGCAGTTTGTTCCGCGACTATGTAGGTAGACAGGATTCATTGGCGCGGAAATTAAAGGAAGCCGTTGTGGCTTTGAAACTGGAAACTTTTTACAGCAAAGATGAAATTTTGCTGACCTACCTGAATCGAGTTTTTCTGGGGGCGGATACATCGGGTTTTGAGGATGCTGCTCAATATTACTTCGGTAAACCCGCTAAGGAATTGTCTTTGGCAGAAGCGGCTACTTTGGTGGGAATTTTACCAGGGCCTAATGCTTTCGATTTTTGCGGTGATGGGCCGAATAAACTCCAAGCCGCAGAATACCGCAACCGCGTCATCAAGCGCATGGTGGAAATGGGAAAAATTTCCGCAGAAGAAGCGAACCGGGCTAGACGTTCCACAGTCCAAGTGATTCCCAAAGTCTGCGAACAACAAGCCAAAACCCTGAGTCCCTATTTTTATAGTTATGTTTTCCAAGAACTGGAATCTATTTTGGGAGAAGGAGCGGCTAGGGAAGGTAACTATATCATTGAGACGCAACTAGATTTGCAAGTTCAGGCGCAAGCAGAAGCAGCGCTGCGGAATTCAGTCAACAGAGATGGCGCGAATTTTAGGTTTTCCCAAGGGGCGATCGTTACCTTAGATTCCAGCACTGGTGGTATCCTGGCGATGGTGGGCGGGACTGATTATAGAAGAAGTCAGTTTAACCGGGCTGTGCAAGCCAAAAGACAACCAGGTTCTACCTTTAAAATTTTTGCATATACCGCCGCCCTACAACAGGGAATTTCTTCATCCAGGAGCTATTCCTGTGCGCCCTTAACTTGGCAAGGCTTCACCTACAAACCCTGTCGTTCTGGCGCTGGCGGTAGTTTAGATATTGGTACAGGGTTAGCGCTCTCAGAAAACCCTATCGCCCTGAGGGTGGCGCGAGAAATTGGGTTAGATAAAGTGGTAGCGATGGCGCAGCGCTTGGGAATCAAGTCACCACTAGACCCGGTTCCAGGTTTAGTATTAGGTCAAAGTGTAGTTGATGTTTTAGAAATGACTGGTGCTTTCGGTGCTATTGGCAATCGTGGAGTATGGAATCCGCCCCATGCTATTACTAGAATTTTAGACAGCAGTGATTGCCGCGATCGCAAAGATCCAAAAACTTGTCGTGTCATCTACTCCTTTGACCAAAATCCAGACGCCAATAAGCGTGTACTTCCTAATGGTATCGCTGAAGAAATGACAGGTTTGATGCGTAGAGTCGTCACCAGCGGAACTGGTCGCAGTGCGGCTATTGGTTTAGGAGAAGCTGGAAAAACTGGGACTACTAACGATAACGTTGACCTCTGGTTTATTGGCTTCATTCCCAGTCGGCGACTCGTCACTGGTATTTGGTTAGGAAATGACAATAATTCACCCACCTCTGGTAGCAGCGCTCAAGCTGCTCAATTGTGGGGAAATTACATGGGGAGAGTGGCTAAATAGATTTTATTGGGTATGGGGCATGGGAAGAGGGGGAGGTGTGGGAAGAGGGGGAGGTGTGGGAAGCATAAATTCTTTTTCCCCCCAAACTACCTTGTCTCCCCATTCCACAATTACCGATAACCTTCCCAAGGATGAACTTCTAGCTTCCCGCTAGGGCGAAACACGACTTGGAAGTGGGCGAGGGGTTCTTTGCTGTCGGGGACAATGCGATTTGCACCGTACACTTCTTGTAACATGTTCAGCAGAGGAGTTTCTTTTTGGAAATCAACAGCAATTTGATTGAGTGGTTCATAATCAGAAATTGCACCATCTTTATCAATTGCGACTCGATATCTCAGTTCTTGGTCATAGCTAGGAGTACCAGCCCATTTTTTACGAATTGTGGTGTAAAGCTTTTGGTTTAATTCGCTGATTTTTTGCGGGTCGGAAATTTTCGCTCCCACCACATCAGGCTTACCGATGTATCCCCGCCATGGGCTAACTTCTGGCACACCCGCACGAGTAAATACTACTTTAAATTGGGCAATTGGTTCATTAGTAGGAGAATTACGGTTGGCAGGATTATAAAGTAGATTGGGCAGAGGGGTTTTATCTACTTCCTCATTGGCTTTTTGATTGACTGCTTTATAACCAATAATTGCCCCATCCAAGGCTACGCCGACACGATAGACTAAATCTTCTTTCAATCCACCACGATTAGTCCAAGCTGGATTAATTTGATTGTAGAGTTGGCGATTTAAAGCCCGCAGTTGTGATGCGTCGGTAATTTCTGGAACTGTATTTAATAGTGCTTCTAAATCTTTAACTGTGGTGGGTGGTGCTGCTATCGGAGTCAGAGTGGGAGTCGCGGAGGCGATGGGTGTAGGTGTTACCGTGGGGGTCAGAGTGGGAGTTGCAGATTGACTAGCAACAGGACTAGCGGTAGGTGTTATCGAGCTAGATTTTTCTTGTGGCTTTGGCTCTGGCGGAAGTACTTGCGGTACGGGAATTAAGCTAAAAGCAACTGCTGCCACTGCTACACTGGAGACACCAAGTCCAGCAGGTACAACCTGTCTGATTAATGCTTGACTAGCAACGCTACTGCGTCTGGTAACAGGTTGTAATTCTAGTGACAACTCTGGTAAAGTTTGGGTATCAGCAAAAAATTGATCCACCGCCTCGACTAAATCAAACAACTGCACTGTGTTCAGGTCTATTTCCACAGCCTGGTTACCACGGTTATGGTTAGTCTCAAAGCCTGCTGTGTCCATTTCTGAATGGACAATGAGCCTGTGCCTGTTGTTATCGATTTTTTGCAGTTCTACTAGCTCTGAATCATGGTTGTGTGCTTGGGGGTTGGGAACGCTGCTCAAAAATTCTTGAGCATAACCGCTAACTGCTCTGACCAAGCTTTCAAAAAACTCGCGCCCTCCTACTAAAGGCTGTTCATAGTTGGATAAGTAGCATTCGGCGTTTACCAAAATTGATAATTCGGGGCGCAGCTCTTGGAAATGTACCGCCCTCGTGGCATCACTTAAGCCCTCCAGCAGCAATGTGCAGTTCGGTAAACTATATTTACGTTGGATATTCATAATTATTTCACCATTAACAAGAGAAAATATACTAGGGCTTAAGAATATTTCGCTTTTTTAGCGTCTGAGTTTTACAGATATTACAGTTTAGCAATTAAACAAGGTAATGATACCTTAAGTACAGTAAGGGCGCATTTTCCCAATATAACTACAACTGAATGCAGGCGATCGCTGTGCCAAAGTCCCCTGTTTCCTAAATCTCTTCTCAAAGTACTTGACATTATCCCTGGATTAGCTGTTATATTATCTAAAGTGACATCTTTGGGGCGTAGCCAAGTGGTAAGGCAGCGGGTTTTGGTCCCGCCATCCCTAGGTTCGAATCCTAGCGCCCCAGTTACAGAGAAAAAGCAATTTTATATTGTCAAGTAGTTTTGGTAGAGACGTAAAATTTTACGCCTCCATACAGAGCGAACTACTTCTCAGATGCTTTTAGCGCCTGATCTAAAACCTGCCTTGCTTGTTCTGCTTTGGCGCGTGCTTCTTGATAACGCAGATTAGCTTGAGCAAAATTTTTGAGAACCTTAAAACCTTCTTTGAGGCGGGTAATTTCTTCCTCAGTCACTAACTGATCCGAGAAGAGAACATCAACTGCCTTGCGAATTTCTAATGCTTCAGTGCGTGATTCTTGAACTTTGAGCTTAAGGGTAGCCAAATTACTGAGAATTTGGACAGCTTGTGTAATCGCATCCTCACTGTTAGCTGTCTCAACGTTTGGTTCTTTGACCTCAATTAATTGTTGAGGGCCAAATCCTTCTTCTAGTTCCGTTGGTAGCTTGCCTGCATCCATCAATTCTATCAGTTGATCCATCGCTTTTTCACGGGCTTTGGCTGAATCTTTGCCAGAAACAGTGAGGATAATTTCTGGACTTTGAGCGAGAGTATACTGAACCATATTTAAGGCGAGAAAGTAGCTGGTTAACCAAGCCGAGGCAAACGATTCTAACATGGGGAGAGTGTCAATTAAAACCGCAGGCAATTAAAAATTACCTTTGATCAATTGTGTGGAGATTGAATTGGTAATTAATGAGCAGATTGCACAGGCACACAAAATAAAACTTTATACTGAATAAATAGAGAGTGATTTTCCCTAGGAGGGGAGGGCAATGGCTCCCAATCCCACTATCATGCAGGCTGTAGAACAACTGGGCTATCGCGTTACCGTAGGCGATGTAGCCACCCAGGCAGGATTGAATGTTGCCGAGGCTGGGCAGGGCTTATTAGCCCTCGCATCAGATGCTGGGGGACATTTGCAAGTAGCAGATTCTGGTGATATTGTTTACCTATTTCCAAAAAACTTTCGAGCAATTTTACGGAATAAATATTGGCAGTTGCGCTGGCAAGAATTCTGGCAAAAGCTCTGGGGCGTGCTATTTTACTTGATTCGCATTTCCTTTGGAGTTTTCTTAATTGCTTCCATCGCGTTAATTACAGTTACCATGATTGTGATTATGAGTGCTGCTAACTCAGATCGTGACAGCGATCGCGGGGGGAGTAATTTTGGCGGTGGTGGCTTTTTCTTTTTTCCAGATTTATTTTGGTATTTTAGCCCAGATTATCAGGAACAACGCCGTGAAAGACGCCAAGAAAGTGATCTCAATTTTTTCGAGGCTGTCTTTTCATTTTTATTTGGTGATGGCAATCCTAATGACAATTTAGAAAAACGTCGTTGGCAAGAAATAGCCAGTGTAATTCGCAATCACCGTGGTGCAGTAATAGCAGAGCAAATTGCTCCTTATTTAGATAATATTGGCGAGGGTTATCAACAAGAATACGAAGATTATATGTTACCTGTGCTAACAAAATTCAATGGTCAGCCAGAAGTTAGTCCAGAAGGACAAATTGTCTATTATTTTCCGGAATTACAAGTAAGAGCTACTAAAAAGAATCGTCGGTCGGTACCAGCTTATTTAGAAGAATTCCCTTGGCGTTTTAGTGCTGCGAGTTCTGGACAGAATATGCTGAGTGCGGGGTTGGGCGCACTCAATTTTGTGGGTGCTTTGGTATTAGGAAGTTTATTGAGAGACGGGACTGTTGCGGCTCAGATAGGTGGGCTGGTAGCTTTTGTTCAGGGGATTTATTGGTTACTGCTAGCTTATGGTATTGGTTTTTTGGGTGTACCGTTGGTGCGTTATTTCTGGCTACAGTGGCGAAATCGGCAAATTTTTGCTCGTAATCGCGATCGCCTGTTTCGGGCTAGGCTATTAGTCCAAGAAGATGCAGCGCTACAGCAAAAAATAAACTACGCTAGTCAGTTTGCGGCAGAAAAAGTCATTGGCAAAGAAGATGTGGTGTATTCTAGCGAAAATGACTTACTAGAGCAGGAATTTGAGCGCTCTGAACAAATTGATGCAGAATGGCAACGGCGGTTAGATGAATCATAAGTAATTTTAGATTCGT is a genomic window of Fortiea contorta PCC 7126 containing:
- a CDS encoding transglycosylase domain-containing protein — its product is MNSPQPPHKPQTLLGQLTQAVHTIQARVDFSKLALKPNAKVPELWVQDAGADKAEIYPLLGDRYMLGRSSKSCDIIIRNPVVSQIHLSLSRDSTQRTPVFVIKDENSTNGIYRGKRRISSLELRHGDILTLGPPELAASVRLQYVDPPEWYVKAATWGAYGVGGVSALVGLLIGVEWLKFSVTPLPTTTRAPVIVYARDGQTPLREPRTTSHVDMKRLEDFGRYLPAAVVASEDSRYYWHFGVDPLGILRAVLINSRSGDVQQGASTVTQQVARSLFRDYVGRQDSLARKLKEAVVALKLETFYSKDEILLTYLNRVFLGADTSGFEDAAQYYFGKPAKELSLAEAATLVGILPGPNAFDFCGDGPNKLQAAEYRNRVIKRMVEMGKISAEEANRARRSTVQVIPKVCEQQAKTLSPYFYSYVFQELESILGEGAAREGNYIIETQLDLQVQAQAEAALRNSVNRDGANFRFSQGAIVTLDSSTGGILAMVGGTDYRRSQFNRAVQAKRQPGSTFKIFAYTAALQQGISSSRSYSCAPLTWQGFTYKPCRSGAGGSLDIGTGLALSENPIALRVAREIGLDKVVAMAQRLGIKSPLDPVPGLVLGQSVVDVLEMTGAFGAIGNRGVWNPPHAITRILDSSDCRDRKDPKTCRVIYSFDQNPDANKRVLPNGIAEEMTGLMRRVVTSGTGRSAAIGLGEAGKTGTTNDNVDLWFIGFIPSRRLVTGIWLGNDNNSPTSGSSAQAAQLWGNYMGRVAK
- a CDS encoding DUF4335 domain-containing protein codes for the protein MNIQRKYSLPNCTLLLEGLSDATRAVHFQELRPELSILVNAECYLSNYEQPLVGGREFFESLVRAVSGYAQEFLSSVPNPQAHNHDSELVELQKIDNNRHRLIVHSEMDTAGFETNHNRGNQAVEIDLNTVQLFDLVEAVDQFFADTQTLPELSLELQPVTRRSSVASQALIRQVVPAGLGVSSVAVAAVAFSLIPVPQVLPPEPKPQEKSSSITPTASPVASQSATPTLTPTVTPTPIASATPTLTPIAAPPTTVKDLEALLNTVPEITDASQLRALNRQLYNQINPAWTNRGGLKEDLVYRVGVALDGAIIGYKAVNQKANEEVDKTPLPNLLYNPANRNSPTNEPIAQFKVVFTRAGVPEVSPWRGYIGKPDVVGAKISDPQKISELNQKLYTTIRKKWAGTPSYDQELRYRVAIDKDGAISDYEPLNQIAVDFQKETPLLNMLQEVYGANRIVPDSKEPLAHFQVVFRPSGKLEVHPWEGYR